One region of Ptychodera flava strain L36383 chromosome 3 unlocalized genomic scaffold, AS_Pfla_20210202 Scaffold_27__1_contigs__length_13241970_pilon, whole genome shotgun sequence genomic DNA includes:
- the LOC139126257 gene encoding uncharacterized protein isoform X3, whose product MFSYLIKAITMNFKVMFVFGLLIFFGVEGCTIVQYINDIIVNEGSDLEILYSATLNDPLPARANVAVDLYKVKTSEGNEVEELVIKADGQRNVEEYGRRLTIRFMEGHESVIVEIQQSNVQPRHAGVYRLNFRISVPQDGSHNLLHDQCKIFTGIRVEARETTPGKTSLPETTKPAERANTDRQAPPSSLPIDESTPPLTDNFHNDSEGTLSQRNLIIIAVVPVILIVLAFLSCLTIFIFFKRKHRPDYATHVIYIPQPNAAKV is encoded by the exons GTCTGTTGATTTTCTTCGGTGTAGAAGGTTGCACGATTGTACAGTACATTAATGATATCATCGTTAATGAAGGCAGCGATCTGGAGATTTTGTATTCTGCGACGTTAAACGATCCTCTTCCAGCTAGGGCCAATGTTGCTGTGGACCTTTATAAGGTAAAGACGTCCGAGGGGAATGAAGTGGAAGAATTGGTAATAAAGGCAGACGGCCAAAGGAATGTAGAGGAGTATGGACGTCGCCTTACAATTAGATTCATGGAAGGTCATGAGTCAGTCATTGTCGAAATTCAACAAAGTAACGTCCAACCAAGGCATGCCGGTGTGTATCGACTGAATTTCAGAATTTCCGTTCCTCAAGATGGATCTCACAACCTCTTACATGACCAGTGTAAAATATTTACAGGTATCAGGGTTGAGGCAAGGGAGACAACTCCAG GCAAAACGTCTCTCCCAGAAACTACAAAGCCAGCTGAGCGTgcaaatacagacagacaggcaccACCCAGCAGTTTACCTATAGACGAATCAACACCCCCGCTTACTGACAATTTCCATAATGACAGTGAAGGAACTCTTAGTCAGAGGAACTTAATAATCATTGCAGTAGTTCCTGTAATCCTGATTGTTTTAGCTTTTCTATCCTGTCTTACAATCTTTATCTTCTTCAAGAGGAAACATCGCCCAGACTACGCGACACACGTGATCTACATTCCACAGCCAAATGCTGCAAAGGTGTGA
- the LOC139126257 gene encoding uncharacterized protein isoform X2 translates to MTCLLIFFGVEGCTIVQYINDIIVNEGSDLEILYSATLNDPLPARANVAVDLYKVKTSEGNEVEELVIKADGQRNVEEYGRRLTIRFMEGHESVIVEIQQSNVQPRHAGVYRLNFRISVPQDGSHNLLHDQCKIFTGIRVEARETTPGKTSLPETTKPAERANTDRQAPPSSLPIDESTPPLTDNFHNDSEGTLSQRNLIIIAVVPVILIVLAFLSCLTIFIFFKRKHRPDYATHVIYIPQPNAAKV, encoded by the exons GTCTGTTGATTTTCTTCGGTGTAGAAGGTTGCACGATTGTACAGTACATTAATGATATCATCGTTAATGAAGGCAGCGATCTGGAGATTTTGTATTCTGCGACGTTAAACGATCCTCTTCCAGCTAGGGCCAATGTTGCTGTGGACCTTTATAAGGTAAAGACGTCCGAGGGGAATGAAGTGGAAGAATTGGTAATAAAGGCAGACGGCCAAAGGAATGTAGAGGAGTATGGACGTCGCCTTACAATTAGATTCATGGAAGGTCATGAGTCAGTCATTGTCGAAATTCAACAAAGTAACGTCCAACCAAGGCATGCCGGTGTGTATCGACTGAATTTCAGAATTTCCGTTCCTCAAGATGGATCTCACAACCTCTTACATGACCAGTGTAAAATATTTACAGGTATCAGGGTTGAGGCAAGGGAGACAACTCCAG GCAAAACGTCTCTCCCAGAAACTACAAAGCCAGCTGAGCGTgcaaatacagacagacaggcaccACCCAGCAGTTTACCTATAGACGAATCAACACCCCCGCTTACTGACAATTTCCATAATGACAGTGAAGGAACTCTTAGTCAGAGGAACTTAATAATCATTGCAGTAGTTCCTGTAATCCTGATTGTTTTAGCTTTTCTATCCTGTCTTACAATCTTTATCTTCTTCAAGAGGAAACATCGCCCAGACTACGCGACACACGTGATCTACATTCCACAGCCAAATGCTGCAAAGGTGTGA
- the LOC139126257 gene encoding uncharacterized protein isoform X1, which produces MAVWFPACLKCLVGLLIFFGVEGCTIVQYINDIIVNEGSDLEILYSATLNDPLPARANVAVDLYKVKTSEGNEVEELVIKADGQRNVEEYGRRLTIRFMEGHESVIVEIQQSNVQPRHAGVYRLNFRISVPQDGSHNLLHDQCKIFTGIRVEARETTPGKTSLPETTKPAERANTDRQAPPSSLPIDESTPPLTDNFHNDSEGTLSQRNLIIIAVVPVILIVLAFLSCLTIFIFFKRKHRPDYATHVIYIPQPNAAKV; this is translated from the exons GTCTGTTGATTTTCTTCGGTGTAGAAGGTTGCACGATTGTACAGTACATTAATGATATCATCGTTAATGAAGGCAGCGATCTGGAGATTTTGTATTCTGCGACGTTAAACGATCCTCTTCCAGCTAGGGCCAATGTTGCTGTGGACCTTTATAAGGTAAAGACGTCCGAGGGGAATGAAGTGGAAGAATTGGTAATAAAGGCAGACGGCCAAAGGAATGTAGAGGAGTATGGACGTCGCCTTACAATTAGATTCATGGAAGGTCATGAGTCAGTCATTGTCGAAATTCAACAAAGTAACGTCCAACCAAGGCATGCCGGTGTGTATCGACTGAATTTCAGAATTTCCGTTCCTCAAGATGGATCTCACAACCTCTTACATGACCAGTGTAAAATATTTACAGGTATCAGGGTTGAGGCAAGGGAGACAACTCCAG GCAAAACGTCTCTCCCAGAAACTACAAAGCCAGCTGAGCGTgcaaatacagacagacaggcaccACCCAGCAGTTTACCTATAGACGAATCAACACCCCCGCTTACTGACAATTTCCATAATGACAGTGAAGGAACTCTTAGTCAGAGGAACTTAATAATCATTGCAGTAGTTCCTGTAATCCTGATTGTTTTAGCTTTTCTATCCTGTCTTACAATCTTTATCTTCTTCAAGAGGAAACATCGCCCAGACTACGCGACACACGTGATCTACATTCCACAGCCAAATGCTGCAAAGGTGTGA
- the LOC139126287 gene encoding uncharacterized protein: MTEFHTLILGLLILLHPTQALAEDKYPGDPSFNSSYEDTSTVLNCPYFKPSSPYSRSSLQWGRFLDKPFPDDSIVLLILQDGNELSVINNRYSLQNGTNLVIETPRTSDRGRYYCKWIYRLRNHYDFKRFTMVLQYVEGDHMATQFMTQQHDVTMDREKVTSKAVEEDPLNFPYLAVQTCDNTTVLFIVILIVIVVSFVMNRRRISYAVTLNVTREPSVYHQFVDKQFSKNAYKPS, translated from the exons ATGACAGAATTCCACACTTTGATTCTTGGCTTACTGATATTACTACACCCAACACAAG CACTCGCTGAAGATAAATATCCTGGCGACCCATCATTCAACTCGTCGTATGAAGACACTTCTACTGTCCTCAACTGTCCCTATTTCAAGCCATCGTCACCGTATTCAAGGAGCTCCTTGCAGTGGGGTCGATTCCTAGATAAACCATTTCCCGATGATTCCATCGTCTTACTCATTCTCCAAGATGGAAATGAACTTAGCGTCATCAACAATCGTTATTCGCTTCAAAACGGTACCAACTTGGTCATCGAAACACCGAGGACAtctgatagagggcgctattaCTGTAAATGGATATATCGGCTGAGAAATCATTACGATTTTAAACGATTTACGATGGTGCTGCAATATGTTGAAG GAGACCACATGGCAACCCAATTTATGACGCAGCAGCATGACGTCACGATGGATCGAGAAAAAGTTACCAGCAAGGCTGTAGAAGAAGATCCATTGAACTTCCCATATTTAGCAGTACAGACTTGTGATAACACTACCGTATTGtttattgtaatattaataGTGATAGTTGTATCCTTCGTAATGAATCGTCGTCGTATATCGTATGCAGTCACTTTGAATGTTACAAGGGAACCATCAGTTTACCATCAGTTCGTTGACAAACAGTTCTCCAAGAACGCCTATAAGCCTAGTTAG